In the Syntrophus aciditrophicus SB genome, GTCAGCTTGGTTTGAAAGCCGACGATATTGAAAAGGGTTGCTTCCCTGTTCTCCTGACGAAGTTGTATCACCGCGTAAGGCTGCTTGCCAGTTTTAGGATCGACTATACCGACCGGTTTCATTGGACCGAAAAGCAGCGTTGAGACCCCGCGGCCTGCAATAACTTCAATGGGAAGGCACCCCTCAAAATACTTGTAATCCTCGAAATCTCGAAGAGAAACGGTCTGCCCCTCCGTCAGAGTTTTCCAGAAAAGTTCATACTCCTCTTTTCCCATGGAGCAGTTTAAATAGTCGCCTTGGCCGTCATCATCATATCTTGAAGCCCTGAACACTTTTTCGTAATCGATCGAATCCGCTTCAATGACGGGGGATATTGCATCGTAAAAGTAGAGATAGGAATTTCCGGTTATTCCGGCGATGCTCTGGGATAAGCTGTCGGAGGTCAGTGGACCCGTCGCGATAATCACCAGACCGTCCGCTGGAATGTCAGTTATTTCCTGATGAATAATGGTCAGTTTGGGAAATTCCTTCAGTTTTTTCTCAATGAACTTCGAGAAAGCGCGACGGTCTACAGCTAAAGCCCTTCCGGCCGGAACCGAGGTGGCATCAGCCGCACTCATTATCAGCGAGTTCATGCGGCGCATTTCCTCTTTAAGCGTGCCAGCAGCATTTTCAATGATATTAGAGCGAAGTGAATTACTGCAAACCAGTTCTGCAAGATGACTGGACCGATGGGCCGGGGAAAAATTTACCGGCTTCATCTCATAGAGGGTGACAGAATGACCCTTATTGAGAAGCTGCCAGGCAGCCTCACAACCGGCCAGGCCGCCGCCGATAATGGCTATGGAATCATTTTTGCTCAATTAGTTCCCTTTAAAATGCAAGAATTTATGACTGGTCATCCCTGTATCCACAATCCTTGTTGGGACAGGCCTTATAGCTTCCTTCTGTGCGAGAGTATTTTTCGACCAGAAACGGGGAATTGCACTGAGGACAGGGCTCCGGTATCGGCTTGTCCCAGACAGCAAAGGTGCAATTCGGGTAGTTGGAACAGCCAAAAAAACTTCTTCCCTTTTTTGTGCGCTTTTCGATTATCTCGCCGTCACATCCTTCCTGTGGACATTTCACACCAAGACTGATAGGCATCGTGTGCTTACAGTCAGGATAGCCGGAGCATCCCAGAAAACGACCGAATCTGCCATGCTTAATGAGCATATTCTTCCCGCATTTCGGGCAAACCGTATCTGTCATTTCACCTCCCTTGGCACTTCTTTCGACACCTTCGCCCTGCTCGATATTTCTTGTATTTTTGCATGCGGGATAGTTGGAGCAGGCAATGAATTTACCGTTTTTACCCCATTTTATGACCATTGGACTCTGACATTTTTCACATATCAGATCGGTGGGGGTCTCTTCCCGCTTGATATTTTTCATTTCGAGCCTGGCTTTGCTGAGGTCTTCCTCGAAAGGAGCATAAAATTCCTGCAACGTTTCGATGCGTTTCTGCTTTCCCTCTTCAATCAGGTCGAGCTGGTTTTCCAAGGAAGCCGTGAAAGAAACGTCCATAACCTTGGGGAAGTTTTTTACCAGAAGTTCCGTAACGATCGTTCCCAGTTCGGTAGGATGGAACTTTCCCTGTTCAAGCCGGGCATAATTCCGGTCCTGAATGGTGCTCAGAATTGCCGCATAAGTGCTCGGCCTTCCAATGCCTTGTTCTTCGAGTTCACGAACCAGTGAGGCTTCTGAAAATCTGGGAGGGGGTTGCGTGAATTTCTGTTCCGGCGTGATTTTCAAGAGAGTAAGCCGTTCCCCTTCATTCAAGTCCGGCAGAATTTTTCCCGACTCCATTTCCTCATTCTGTTCCTTGTCTTCTTTGCCCTCGGTATACACAATGGTATAACCGGGGAACTTGAGAATCGCCCCTTGGGCGCGGAATGTATAAAAATCCGCGGAAACTTCAACCGTTGTTTGATCATAAAGAGCCGGATTCATCTGACTTGCCACGAAGCGATTCCAGATCAACTGATAAAGACGGAATTGATCGGCACTCAGAAAGTGCTTGATTTTCTGAGGATTGTAGTTCATCGACGAGGGACGGATGGCTTCGTGGGCATCCTGCGTTTTCCCTTTGCTTTTAAAGAAACGTGCTTTTGCAGGCAGAAATGGAGGATCGTAGTTTTCACGGATGTAAGATCGGACCTCCTTCAGAGCATCCTCGGCGATCCGCACGGAATCCGTCCTCATGTAGGTAATGAGGCCGACAGGGCCTTCTTCACCGAGTTCAATCCCTTCGTAAAGCTTCTGTGCAGTCGCCATGGTTTTTTTTGCAGAGAAACGCAGCAAACGTGAGGCTTCCTGTTGCAGCTTGCTCGTTGTGAAAGGAGGCAGGGATTCTTTCTTGACCTCTTTTTTTTCAAGTTTGCTGACAACAAACTGCGGCTGCAAATCCCGATCTTCAGATAGATTGATAGTTGGTTTTGAGCCGGATTTGACGCCTCCCGATAAGCGAGACACAATCTCGTTGGCCTGAGCTTCATTCTTTACTTTTGCCTTTTTGCCGGTGATCTTGATGAGTCTGGCTTCAAAGGGCGGGGGGGTGACGCCTTTCAACTGAACGGAAATGTTCCAGTATTCTTCGGGGATGAAGCGTTTGATCTCCTCTTCCCGGTCGCAGATCATCCGGACAGCTACCGACTGGACGCGCCCCGCACTGAGTCCTCTTTTTACTTTTTCCCATAAGATGGGGCTGATCTGATAACCGACCAGCCGGTCAAGGATGCGTCTGGTCTGTTGCGCTTCATATTTATTGAAGTCCAGCTTACCGGGATGGTTGATTGCATCCAGTATCGTATTTTTAGTCAGATCGTTGAACAGAACACGATAAATTTCCTTGTTCTTGGCTTTGATTTCTTCCGCGATGTGCCAGGCAATTGCCTCCCCTTCACGATCCGGATCGGGTGCAAGAAAGATGCGGCTGACATTTTTCGCTGCCTTCTTTAAATCGGCAATGACCTTTTTCTTGTCATCGATGACGCTGTATGTCGGCTGAAACTCATTCTGGGGATCGATGCCCAGCGTCTTCTTGGGCAGGTCCTTGATATGTCCCTTCGAAGCCAGGACCTCATAGTCCGCACCGAGATATTTTTTTAGAGTTTTTACCTTTGTGGGAGATTCAACGATAATCAGGGAATCCGGCATGATTGCTCCTTACGTTTATAAAGCTTTCCCGGCAACTGCAAGATCGCTTCGTACAGTTCCAGATTCAAGAGACAATTCAATGTCTCATTGATGTTTAATCCAGACTTCTCAATAATCAAATCGATATCGACAGGTTTGTCCGTCAGGAGATTGAAAATGAGCGCTTCGTTTTCACTGAAAGAAGGAAAGATGGAAGCAGCAGAACAGGATCTGGTTTCACAGGAGACTTTCTTCTCTGATGTTTCTGTGTTCTTTTCCTGCTCGTTCAGGAGATTATTTTCTCGCCGTCGTTCGATCTGAGGAATTATTTCTTCCAGGATGTCGCCAACATTTTCAATCAGCTTCGCTCCCTCTTTTATCAATTTGTGACTGCCCCTTGAGCCGTGGGAGTCTATATTCCCCGGAACGGCAAAGACTTCCCGCCCCTGCTCCAGGGCTATTCGCGCCGTGATTAAAGAACCGCTCCGTTCATTGGCTTCAACTATGACGACACCCAGGGAAAGACCGCTGATGATTCGGTTGCGCAGGGGGAAATTAGGGGCATTGGGCGGAGTCCCGAGTGCCAACTCGGAAATGACAGCGCCGTCAGCAGCAATTTTTTCATAAAGATTTTTATTTTCGGGAGGATAAACGATATCAAGACCGCATCCCAATACGGCGATTGTCCTGCCCCGACCCGCCAAAGCCCCCCTGTGCGCTGCAGAGTCGATGCCTCTGGCCATTCCGCTGACCACAGTGATTCCATTCAAGGCCAGCTCCCTGGCCAGTCTTTCTGTCGTGAAGACTCCATAAGTGCTGGCCGTTCGTGATCCAACCAGAGCGATATTCAGATCATCATTCTTCAGCATTCCTTTAACGTAGAGAATTGGAGGGTAATCATAAATAGTTTTCAGCAGTGAAGGGTAATGCCTGTCATGAAAGGTGATTACATGAATATTCAATTGTTGAAGCTTTTTCAAATCATATTCCAGCCTTCGCCACTCATGAAATGCCTTGATGCGCGATGCCGTCTTCGGACCGATTCCAGGGACTGACATCAGATCCTGATAGGAGGCGTGAAAGACATCATGGGGAAATTTAAAGGCATCCATTAAAGATCTGAATCCCAAGTTTCCGATCCCATTGACGGATCGTAAGGCCATCCAGTATATCAGTTCATCATTTTCCATATAACTTTTTTAGGCCCTGAAATGACATGCGTTTTTTCTTTTTTCAAACGGCCTGATTTCGGGAGAAATTTTGATTTCATTGTATTACAAATAACAGACCGAAGCTGCGGCTGCATTTCAAAATTGAAGAATAATCTTCCCAAGATCAAGGACAGACCAGCAAACTAATTGCCGATAATGAGAGGAACAAAGATAAATATTTTCCAACCATTTTCTCCTGGTGGTCAACGAAAGTGAGAACTTTATCGATTAAATTTCATGTGTCAAGCATTTTCGTAATAACTGATGATTTGCTGCAGCCTGCAGTTTTAAAAAATGTATGCATATCAATGTCGCTGGCGGTTATGAAATGAGGACGAAGATTGCGACATTACATTGAATGTTGAAACTCATGATATATTGGGCCTTGACAAAAAAATAAAAGCAGTTTAGAAACGAACCTCCCCGATAAAGGTTTGTTCTTGTCTCAATGCGCCAGTAGCTCAGCTGGATAGAGCAACGGACTTCTAATCCGTAGGTCCCGGGTTCGAATCCCTGCTGGCGTACCATATACTATGGTGGGTGTAGCTCAAATGGTCAGAGTGCCGGGTTGTGGCCCCGGAGGTTGAGGGTTCAAGTCCCTTCACTCACCCCATAATACATTGATAGATATCAATGGGTTAAATTGAAAAAGGCTCCCTTAAAGAGAGCCTTTTTTCGTTTTCCATCCATTATCAATAGGACTCAGTGTTACAGGAATGATGGGTATTTTTAATAATATTGATAATTATAACGTTTGCTGATCTTCGATAAATGTTCCAGACATCATCAGACTCCATCCGTAAGCTCAACACAAACGATTTGCTGCAGAAATATGCTCTATGAAAAAATAAAAACAGCCGGTTGATGTTAAACATCAACTAATCGTAACATCAATGAAGTTTGGTTACTCATTCAATGGAATTTGGTGTAAACATGACCATATCGGAGGCAGGTACCCGCTTCGTTCCCACATCCTTGCCGCCTCCTCGATGGATATCCCCTCTGGCTTGCAATGTTCACCGTCCCGCTCTCGGGGCCGTAACATGCGGCAGCCATAAGGCCGGGCCGGCCAAGGCAGCTCGCAGCCGTTCTCCTGCTGGAAGATGCAGCCCACCTTCCGCTGAGGATCTTTGTAATGTGGCCGAACCACCCGTGCCATTATATTCCAGTCCAAAAGCAGTACGATAGTATACCTGCCGCTGACCAAGGCCTCCTTGACCGCCTCCGCTGATCCGAAATCTGGCGGCAGACAGTGACCGGGCTGCAAGCTACAGCATCTTCCTCGGCAGCGTGAGCACATCTCAGTCTCCCGGTAGCCTTCCATATTTCCCTCCACAGTCTTGATTAAATTATGACTCAATTCCAAAAAGCGAACTATCTTAACAAAGATAAGAAGTCAAGAATCACATAAAACGTAAAAATATCAATAAATCAACTGCTCCAATTCATTTACCATGACGGCCAAACCTTCTGCGATTATAGAACTGGTCACTCAAGTCATCAGGTTTAAGAGATAAAGTTTTTTTGGCAAGGAAACGGAGAGGATGATGATTTTCCGTTACTGATCTCTGTATAAAACAGAAGCTGCTCTATCCGCAGTTTTCTCAAGAGATTTCAAATAATCATTGCATCTGCTTTTACATCTGTTATCTTTATGTGTTATTAATGACATAATTATACTTCCACATTTATGTGAGTTGGGTAATTCAATAATATGAGTCAGCAATCATCTGCTTTGCGTCGACTTGCAGGAAGAGCACTTTACCGCCGGATGTCCGCTCTGGCTGCCAAGCGGCACTCTTGTCCTGGCAAACAAAGTCAAACTGGTCAATACAGCCCGAAGGATCGGAATTGCACTAGTGCATGTTCGTCATGTGAGCCAGAATCCAAATGCTTCAATGTTCGCACATAACAGAAAATATTTTGAATTCGTTTGTGATGTTTCGCCCCTGGACGGGGAGTATGTCGTTACAAAATCTGGACTGGGCGCTTTTTATGACAATGATCTAGTACCACGTAACTTCTATAAATTCGGATAAAGACGTTTCAGCTTGATCCGAGCGTCTGAGGTAGTAAATTGCCAATCAATTATTTTGGAGCTGTTGTTTCGGTCTCTTTCCCATGCATCCACTTCGGCCTGCATGGTTTCCATGTCGGCGATCCGTCGATCAAGGCATTGACCATTCAGAACGCTGAGTTCAATTTCTGCCATGTTGAGCCAGCTTCCATGCTTCGGCGTATAATGGATGTCAAGCCGTTCCGCCAGGCGTCTGGCCTCCTTGGGCTCAAATGTTTCATAGAGTGAGGCGATATTGTGCGTATTCAAATTGTCCATAACCAGTCGCACTTTGATTGCGTCAGGATAGCGTTCATCAAGCATCTGTTTGATCTGCAACGCCCAATCCTTCCTGGTGCGGCGTTCCGTCACCGCCACATGTCTTTTGCCCGCCAACGGTTCCACTTCCATGAATATTTCTGCGACGCCGTTTCTGACGTATTCGTCGTCAACGCGCACCGGTTGTCCCGGTTTGCACGGTATCGGCTCACGGACTTCTCCGATCATTTGCTTGCAAGACTCGTCCATGCATACCACCGGATAATCAGCATCATATGGCAGATGGTAGACTTCCAAAAGATCCTCCATCGCGGCTACAAATGCTGCGCTTCCTTTCGGCGGGATTTTCCAGTACTTGCTGAGGTGAGGTCTAAGTTCGTTTTTTTTAAAATCCGCTGCACAGTCATATGCGATATGGATGGAGCGATGTTCAGCTCGACAACCTTATCGGCAAGAAGTCTGACTGTCCATCGTTGGTGTCCCTCGGGAGCCTCTGAGCAAGCCAAGGCGATCAGCCTTGCTTCAAATGCACCGTCAAACAAGATTTCTCTTGGCGGTTTTTCCCGTGGTTTGCGCTCCATCGCAGATTCAAGGCCATCCGTTACAAACCGCTTTTTTAAATGTTCAATCGTGCGGCTTGTTATTCCAAGCGCCTTTGCAATGTCGGCAACATTCCATGCCGGCCCATCAATTCCGGCGTCACAAAGCAATAAAGCCCGGGCATGTATAACTCTTCTCGCGTGTGTTTTTCCACGTCGTGTTAATGCCTCCAATTCTTTACGATCATCCTGGGTCAATGTTACTCGATATCTTGGTGACATGGCGACCTCCTTTATCATGGTGTCACCAGTGTATCACACTTTATACAAAAGCGAACTATAATATGTTACGTGGTACTAGATACGTTCTTACATTCACTCGAAGCAATACATCTTTTCCTCTGTGGTCTGCTGTCTTTCATGTGCGCTGCCACGACAGCCTGTGAGGCTTATGCACGAGGGTACAGCGTTTTATTTGTTCGTAATGCTACAGCATCGATTCCAATTAGTGGTGTGTCTGCTGAAATGATCCATAAAGTGGTTTGTGCGATTCAGGGATGAATGTTTTCCACGATCATGAGTACTGACGATGCTATACGGCTTCTGAGAGGTGAGACAAAGTGATCAAACAACATTATCGTGCTATCGCTTTCTACTCCGGCGGGGTCGATTCAACGATAGCCCCGCTCCTCGCTTTGGAAGATCTCGATCTGCGCCGGGAAGACATGCTGTTACTTTATGTCGACCTGGGAGGGGCTGTTGACAGGGTGAACAGGGCTGAGCAGCGAGCGAAAATCCTCGGAATAGATTTTATCGCCATTGATGGCCGAGCTGACTTCGCCCGTGATTACTTGTCGCAGGCTATTTTATTGAATGGGTCGTACTGGGGATACCCATTGATCACCCCCCTATCCCGAGCATTCATGGTCGAGGCGGCTGCTTCGTTACTCACTTTTGGGAACGGCGAAACACGCTACCTGGTTAACCGCTGCACTCGATACCAGAATACGCGTTACCGGCTTGAGAAGCATTGTGCTAAGTATCCTCACTTTGCGGCGCTTGCTCCATTCATGCATCGCAGCATTAGTCGTCCGGAAAAGATCGAACTTCTTCGTCGAAATGGTATAGAACCCGGGCGTGGCGCTGAAATCGCTGAGGATGAGAACCTGTGGGGATGTGCTCTGGAAGGCGCGCCTCTGAACGACCTCAGCGATATCGAGATGAAGAAGGTGTTCCGAGTTACACAGGACATTTGGCCACCGTCACACACCTCCGATCGCTTTACGCTTCATTTTGCTGATGGATTGCCAATTGCCATTGATGGTAAGTTTATGCCGCTTAACGATATCATCGAACAGTGTGGGCAATTCGGTGCAAAGCATGGGGTAGGCAGGATTGTCATTTTCGAGGATACCGTTCCGGAACTTGGATACAAGCAGCGGGGTGTTTTTGAATCACCAGCCAGTACAATTCTTTATGCCGCTCATCGATTCATCGAGGATGCAGTCCACACACACTGATCGCATGCTCAAACGAGACATTGACCAGCAATGGGCGGAAATTGTTTATCGTGGAGAGTGGTTCGATGCAAATCGCCGCGAATTGTCAGCAGTTGGCCGCAGCTTCCAGTCCTGCGTATCTGGAGATGTGGAAATCGAGGTCTTTCTCGCGCATGTCCGGATCACGAATGCGGCTATTCCTCACTGTCAGCCCCTCGGTCCGCAATCTATAACAGGCGAAGATTAACCGGCTAAAGAACGCCCGCAAACATCTGGAGGCGGCCTGAAGTCATAGTTTCGTTTAGACTCATTGAAGCAGGACTGGCTTCCTCCAAATTTTAGATGAAAACATTGATTCATGAGGAGTTGATTCATGAGAAGACAGACAGAACATGCCATAAAATTACAGGATATGTATGCCAAAGAAGATGGAAGATTGAAGGGAAAAGATAGATGGGAGAAATTTCCTTTGTTCTGGTTTCATTTGTTTCTGTCTTACAAGTGTACAAGAAGATGTGTCTATTGTTATGCATTTAATCAGGTGGGCGATGATAATGCAATGGAAATGGATGAACACATTTTTTCAAGATTATCGGAGTGGATACCTGAAGTATGGAAAGTCAATAACGTTAAAGTCAATTCCATTATTTTCCTTGGGGGGAACCTCTGCTGAGAACGGATAGGATCAAGAAAGTTATGGATTCTGTATATGAAAATACGGATGGCATGCAGGCATCTCTTTATACGAATGGAGATTTAATCGATTCCGTAAACTGGGAAAATCTGGAAGATATCCAATATATGATATCGAACATCACAGATATCTCGATTGAAGAATTAGCGAAAAGGATGAAGATCATAAGTGAAAGATCCAATGTGATCGGTCAGACAATCGTCGCTACACTGGATGATTATAACCTGGCGAGGCTTCTCGATATCTCAAAATTCGGAGTAGAAAATGGATATCCTTTAAGATACCAGAGGGATATGTACCGGGGATTGGATATGGAATACGGAAAAATGCTCTTAAAGCAATATTGATGAGCGACAATTATAACTCCCGCCGTATTGCCTCACCTGAAAAGCTTACCCAAGAGGATCGTTGCCTCATTCCAAATCTTACCGAACATACTTTATTCAATCATCTTCCTGACATTTTTCCCAGGTTACTCTGTCCTTTATGTTGTCAATCAAAAAGCGTATGCCCTGGTTATCGGAGGGATTGAGCCACAGCATCCGTTCAAAATTCCGTGCAGCCTCGATGAAACGACCCAGACGCCAGAGGCAGATCCCATACCCGTGCATGCAGCGAAGAAATGGCCGGTTATCAATGAACCCCCAAGGGAGTAAGCCATTAAAATCAGGCCCCAGGGAGAGCTCACCGATGCGCAGGCCCACCTCGTAATGATGTATCGCCACGTTGGGAGTACGGTCGAATACGAAGTTTCCCAGATGCGCGAGTGCATCCAGGCAACGTAGATCTTCCTGACAGAGTCCCATCAGGATCTTGAAGGCGGCCTCAGGGTCTCCGGTATTCTTGAGATCATTGGACCTGCAGATCGGGTCGTCGCCAAAGTCGTCGGGTTTCATACCCGGCAAGACCTGCTCCATTTCGAATGCCTGCCGCGCACCGTATGCGATGATTGGTTTTGCCCATTCCTCGATCGGCTCATCTTCTTCGCCCCAGTAATGCTCTTCCGGGGTCCATGTGCCGACGTTCTCAAGCTCAAGGGGGACAAGTCCCAGTGCCGCTACATTAAGCCGTTTCGAGTCGATTTTGCCGGCAAGATAGGTGTGGCCGGCAAAGTTCCACCTCTTTCCCTGTCTGACCGTTATGATTTCTCCAGGAATCATGTCCCAGGTTCGACCTGTGCGGAAAGTCACGATGAGATCGCTCTTCAGGAGGCGGCACCGCGCTGACTGTTGCTTGACCGAGAGCACAACGAGCTCGACGGAATCTTCCTGGCCAAGACCGGCATCTTTCTCTCTGCGGCGAGGCTCCCGGTAGGAAGAGGCAGATTCAGGAGGAAACGGGTCGAGCCCCAGCCACTTCCGGTAGCAGGCCAGGTAACGGTAACCCTTCGATTGCCTGGGAAACACGACATCTGTCGCCGCCACAATATGCCTGGTGCCATCCATACGCCGACACGTCGCGGTTAAACCACGCCGCTCATTTCCGTCATAGTCAATTTCAAGCACTGCAACTGGCTCACCGATGACGATTCCATCGCAAGGGAAGCTGATTTCGTCTTCCATGACCTGCCTGAATGCCCAGAGTTGTTCATCATCGCCGTAAGCATCAACGGTGATTTCCTCAATAAGTTCGTCCAGGGCTGCCAAGTCTTTACCGGAGTCATCTGCTTTTTTCATTTGTCATCCTCCGCACCCTGTTTTTGCAACGTTTAAGCTGCTGGGGTAAGAATTACGATCATTTTCCAGGAAGTTCATCAATTTGTATTTTTGCTCCAAGTGGTCGTGGTAGCCCTTCTTGAAGAAGTTGTCCCTCTTCAAGCCATCGATGATCAAAGGTAAGAATCGCCTTGGCTCGCCACTCTTGAATACGCCTTTGCAAGGTTCGCAGCTGGCCATCGGAGTATTGGTCAGGATAGAGTATCTGGAGTTCACGCAAGATTGATTTTGCCGTTCGTTCCGGATTTTTTTCTAGTCGTCCACAGATCTCAGCCCATACGGATTGAAAGGGATCCTTACGTGTACGCCAGGTATGAGGAGCTCGCACAGCTTTCGTTCGATGGTATTTGCACTTCTGCGGTTCAGGATTACTTGGCACCATATCAGAAATGCTATTTCTGTCATTCTGCGCGGAATGATTCAACTCAATTCTGTTAAATTCTATCTCAGCAAGCCGAACTGTGCTATTTATCCCCGCAGGTGGTTCTCCCGTCTGCAATACAGTATGTTTCCAAAGTGCATCCTGCAGGATTCTCAGCTGACGAAGAAGTTCTACAGGATCAAGAGCCAAGTAGATCGTATTAAGGCTTTCGGTCGCCTCGGCACCCCGTGCCGCACATAAGCGCTGGAAGGGGGTTTTTGCCGGGCAGTAGATTTTTTGTATTCTGGCTCCACTGCGGTGCTTTTCATGAAGCTTCATCGACGGCTGGAAAAAGTTAACATAGAGCCGCACCGCCCGGTAGAGTTCCCTCAACTGGAGAAAGGCCCCTTCTCCTTCAAATCGATCATAGCCGACCAACTGCCTTACGACCACCCCGTTTTTCTGCTCCACATAACATTGGTCGTTCTTCTTATAGGCACGCCCTCTTGTAAATGTGATTTTCTCACGCTCACAGTAAGCCAAGAGTTCCGCATTGATAAATTCACTGCCATTGTCTGTATCCAGACCAAGAAGCGGAAAGGGCAATATCTTACGGATGTAATCAAGGCTTTCAATGACAGCATGCCGACTGCGGAACAAAAGAGGTAGGCATTCCACCCAGCCGGTAGCAATGTCAGTTAGCACAAGGGTGTTGAGATAAGCTCCTTCGGTGCTTTGTCCACAATGGGCCACAAGATCGGCCTGAAAAAAACCTGGCTCCGTTTCGTTCCAATCCGAAAATGTACGAACCAAAATCTGTTTTTTGAGAAGAATGCCGGATTTTGTTGTACAGGCACCTTGGGGAGCTGACTTTCTAAAAGGACGTAAAACTCGGTCAATGGTTGCCGGATTTATGGAAAGTAATTGGCTTCTGACTTTCTCCGTAACCTCCAGATGTCCATGGCGCTCCATGGCAGGCACAAGTTCTTCAAGAAACGGTGCAAGCCGCTTGGAGCCAATGAAATTGGCCGCTCCCCATAAAATCTGCAGCGCTTCCTGCACTTCAGTGCCATAACTACGCTGTCTCTGTCTCTGAATAGAAACCACAGGCGCCACGGCCGGCATGGAAAGCAACCGGATTGCATATTTCCTGGCATAGCCACTTGAGGCAATAAACTCATTTAGAATAATTGATTTCTGTTCGCGGCTGGCTTCTCTGTAGCGGGAAACCACCTGAGAAAGCAACTCTCTTCTGGATTGAAAACTCATTCTCAGCCTCACGATACCCCCCCTTTTTGCTTTTTCATGAAACAGCATGGGGACATTATGGGTTACATTTCTCGTGAGGCAACTGCTCTATGAAAGGAAGATTTCAGGTGAGGCAATGCGAACGGGAAAAATAGTTGACGTTCATCACAATATAATGAGTTATGCGATTTATTGGAAAATTATATTATCCGAGGATATGATGTTAGAACAACTTTCCTGTTGGATTTTTTGATTCCTGAATGGGATTTTGAGCCTTCTCCCTATCTTTGTGGAAAAAGACTTGCTACGGTGCATCCTGATGGAACAGTTGCCTCATGTATTCGAGAACATTCATTTAAATCGGGAACAATTTTTGACGCAGATCCTTTAAAAGCAATACAATGCGATCTATATCATAATGATTTCGGAGAACCGGACATTCCAGAAGAGTGCAGACGGTGTGACGTCAGAACAGCTTGTCAGGGAGGATGTCCGCAAGATAAGTTATTGCTGACCGGTACGAGGGCAGGAAAATCTGTTTTATGTGAGATACACAGAGAAATTATTCCAAAGTTAAGATACTTAAACCATCTAAAAAAAATCAGGGTTCCTCGAGACCACAATTGAGCGCTTCAAGGACTATCTTTCCCGTGGCCCTTTCCCAACGAGGAACCCCGGCAGACGATCTGTGGGCTCACGAGCCATAAGGATTACGTATTACTTTAACGTTGGAGACTTTAAAATTTGATTTTGCCGAGCTGCATGTCGGGCATGTCCAGTCGGCGGGAAGATTATCAAAAGCGGTACCTGTCGGGATATTGGACTTTGGGTCTCCTTT is a window encoding:
- a CDS encoding isochorismatase family protein is translated as MVLDTFLHSLEAIHLFLCGLLSFMCAATTACEAYARGYSVLFVRNATASIPISGVSAEMIHKVVCAIQG
- a CDS encoding argininosuccinate synthase domain-containing protein, which produces MIKQHYRAIAFYSGGVDSTIAPLLALEDLDLRREDMLLLYVDLGGAVDRVNRAEQRAKILGIDFIAIDGRADFARDYLSQAILLNGSYWGYPLITPLSRAFMVEAAASLLTFGNGETRYLVNRCTRYQNTRYRLEKHCAKYPHFAALAPFMHRSISRPEKIELLRRNGIEPGRGAEIAEDENLWGCALEGAPLNDLSDIEMKKVFRVTQDIWPPSHTSDRFTLHFADGLPIAIDGKFMPLNDIIEQCGQFGAKHGVGRIVIFEDTVPELGYKQRGVFESPASTILYAAHRFIEDAVHTH
- a CDS encoding argininosuccinate synthase domain-containing protein: MLKRDIDQQWAEIVYRGEWFDANRRELSAVGRSFQSCVSGDVEIEVFLAHVRITNAAIPHCQPLGPQSITGED
- a CDS encoding integrase catalytic domain-containing protein, with product MSFQSRRELLSQVVSRYREASREQKSIILNEFIASSGYARKYAIRLLSMPAVAPVVSIQRQRQRSYGTEVQEALQILWGAANFIGSKRLAPFLEELVPAMERHGHLEVTEKVRSQLLSINPATIDRVLRPFRKSAPQGACTTKSGILLKKQILVRTFSDWNETEPGFFQADLVAHCGQSTEGAYLNTLVLTDIATGWVECLPLLFRSRHAVIESLDYIRKILPFPLLGLDTDNGSEFINAELLAYCEREKITFTRGRAYKKNDQCYVEQKNGVVVRQLVGYDRFEGEGAFLQLRELYRAVRLYVNFFQPSMKLHEKHRSGARIQKIYCPAKTPFQRLCAARGAEATESLNTIYLALDPVELLRQLRILQDALWKHTVLQTGEPPAGINSTVRLAEIEFNRIELNHSAQNDRNSISDMVPSNPEPQKCKYHRTKAVRAPHTWRTRKDPFQSVWAEICGRLEKNPERTAKSILRELQILYPDQYSDGQLRTLQRRIQEWRAKAILTFDHRWLEEGQLLQEGLPRPLGAKIQIDELPGK
- a CDS encoding SPASM domain-containing protein, producing MENYIIRGYDVRTTFLLDFLIPEWDFEPSPYLCGKRLATVHPDGTVASCIREHSFKSGTIFDADPLKAIQCDLYHNDFGEPDIPEECRRCDVRTACQGGCPQDKLLLTGTRAGKSVLCEIHREIIPKLRYLNHLKKIRVPRDHN
- a CDS encoding rubredoxin; protein product: MEKYRCSVCQHIYDPDKGDPKSNIPTGTAFDNLPADWTCPTCSSAKSNFKVSNVKVIRNPYGS